Proteins encoded by one window of Bacillota bacterium:
- a CDS encoding transglutaminase-like domain-containing protein, which produces MNGRRAGRLAAVPVLLSAALLAAAWTAGPAAAVAAGSAVTAPARETPVAGAARRVTLTVRVRLGNDAPSPASVRLDVPLLSAGLDAYQQLAGEELGGAQEVATGDGGERVASYQVDVPGGATVQLVQTYRLALRAAGAWDGAPPGPSDLAAEAGVEAGDARLARLAAQLAEGAQDERTKAERILRYVHGRLRYEPASPAAGKGALAGFLAGSGTCTEYARLFVALARAAGVPARIVNGELLLDGAGRPATGAFRSVVRHEWAEFWQPGAGWIPVDPTFTGSVGRGLPAPAYVAENRGDRPVTGSAVGGRVSASVEIAVTAGW; this is translated from the coding sequence ATGAACGGGAGACGGGCCGGCCGGCTCGCGGCCGTGCCGGTGCTCCTCTCGGCGGCCCTCCTGGCGGCGGCCTGGACGGCCGGCCCCGCTGCGGCGGTCGCCGCCGGGTCGGCGGTCACCGCGCCGGCCCGGGAGACGCCCGTCGCCGGCGCCGCCCGGCGCGTCACCCTGACCGTCCGCGTTCGCCTCGGCAACGATGCTCCTTCGCCGGCCTCCGTCCGGCTCGACGTCCCGCTCCTCTCCGCCGGCCTCGACGCCTACCAGCAGCTCGCCGGCGAGGAGCTGGGCGGCGCGCAGGAAGTGGCGACGGGGGACGGCGGAGAGCGGGTCGCTTCCTATCAGGTGGACGTGCCCGGCGGCGCCACCGTCCAGCTGGTGCAGACCTACCGCCTGGCGCTCCGGGCCGCGGGTGCCTGGGACGGCGCGCCGCCCGGCCCCTCCGACCTGGCGGCGGAGGCGGGCGTCGAGGCGGGCGACGCGCGCCTGGCCCGGCTGGCCGCGCAGCTGGCTGAGGGGGCGCAGGACGAGCGGACCAAGGCCGAGCGCATCCTCCGCTACGTCCACGGGCGGCTCCGCTACGAGCCGGCCTCCCCGGCGGCCGGGAAGGGCGCGCTGGCGGGCTTCCTGGCCGGAAGCGGCACCTGCACCGAGTACGCGCGGCTCTTCGTGGCGCTGGCGCGCGCCGCGGGCGTGCCCGCCCGGATCGTCAACGGCGAGCTCCTCCTCGACGGCGCCGGCCGGCCGGCCACCGGCGCCTTCCGCTCCGTGGTCCGCCACGAGTGGGCCGAGTTCTGGCAGCCCGGCGCGGGCTGGATCCCGGTCGACCCCACCTTCACGGGCAGCGTCGGCCGGGGGCTGCCCGCCCCCGCCTACGTGGCGGAGAACCGCGGCGACCGGCCCGTGACGGGCAGCGCGGTGGGCGGCCGGGTGAGCGCCTCGGTGGAGATCGCCGTCACGGCGGGCTGGTGA
- a CDS encoding crosslink repair DNA glycosylase YcaQ family protein produces the protein DPEEADAARIEKYARAYRLLDTGDSRFGWSRMPLAERRELVRRRVREGGWVELDVEGARGPYYVRAEDLERLREHERDARDEDPGVAGPVRFLPPLDNLLWRRERVAALFDFAYSWEVYLPAAKRRYGYHAMPILAGDRLVGRIDPRLDRQQRRLVVRLLQLEPWVKPTRELKRALKAGLEEFARAHGAGTVAVERTEPGEIAL, from the coding sequence TCGACCCCGAGGAGGCCGACGCGGCGCGGATCGAGAAGTACGCGCGCGCCTACCGGCTCCTCGACACGGGTGATTCCCGCTTCGGCTGGAGCCGCATGCCCCTGGCGGAGCGACGGGAGCTGGTCCGCCGCCGGGTGCGGGAGGGCGGCTGGGTGGAGCTGGACGTCGAGGGCGCCCGGGGGCCGTACTACGTGCGGGCCGAAGACCTCGAGCGGCTCCGGGAGCACGAGCGGGACGCGCGCGACGAAGATCCCGGGGTGGCGGGTCCGGTTCGGTTCCTGCCGCCGCTGGACAACCTGCTCTGGCGCCGGGAGCGGGTGGCCGCACTCTTCGACTTCGCCTACAGCTGGGAGGTCTACCTGCCGGCCGCGAAGCGCCGCTACGGGTACCACGCCATGCCGATCCTCGCGGGCGATCGGCTGGTCGGCCGCATCGACCCGCGGCTCGACCGGCAGCAGCGCCGGCTCGTGGTACGACTCCTGCAGCTGGAGCCGTGGGTGAAGCCCACCCGCGAGCTGAAGCGGGCGTTGAAGGCCGGGCTGGAGGAGTTCGCGCGGGCTCATGGCGCCGGCACGGTGGCGGTGGAGCGGACCGAACCCGGGGAGATCGCGCTGTAG
- a CDS encoding ATP-binding protein, translated as MASSGAVTLGQLAETSEAALFVGRGAALRAVRAALEEAPSRPSLFYVHGPQGAGKSAFLRVCRRLAEEASLPSALIAAEPPEEGKGGARGLLEALATALDLEPGSLPPSREAGAERLAAALEMAAAGRGFALLVDDYDRLGPEEDQLRERFLARVGAGVCVLLAGRRPPAELWPASAGWLLTVRDLPLGGLDEEDVARLLGRLGLDDPEQAREVHAVSGGHPALLVQLARQLIGARAGTAAPRPAGWTGGGSGRRAASLGAFLIERWLHPGTRRRSWRAGGSGLDDAVGAAALLPFFDRLRLRAAVGEPAVEAAWPVLEQVARPAPGGGLELPEPLRERIVALVRGHRPWSELRWRRKLIRHVVERAALERRGAESAWPLLAELAQEADWHAPLHPAGETAEGWQVEEGAGCPLGCAAARTGRACLQARGARGEVLACLTAWVPPRRPESLVVHDAHEAPAGAGALGMLLRHLAGGFHACGEVVVGAPALARARTPAGRPLLAALGFAPAGAAGVTGDAAAKVWRLDLRGRGYAAWLRELAPQPQGPLLPPERWAAAAKEALLALDRPELLTESEVGRALLARQTAPDGPARVRAWLLDALRSAELDDPHASVSARRLVQLYYVERLGSHEAVAERLNVSRATYFRCHREALRRLGEALSAQG; from the coding sequence ATGGCATCGAGCGGCGCCGTGACGCTCGGGCAGCTGGCCGAGACGTCGGAAGCCGCCCTCTTCGTCGGCCGCGGGGCCGCCCTGCGCGCGGTGCGCGCCGCGCTGGAGGAAGCGCCCTCCCGGCCGTCGCTCTTCTACGTCCACGGCCCGCAGGGTGCCGGCAAGTCGGCCTTCCTGCGCGTCTGCCGGCGCCTGGCGGAGGAGGCGTCGCTCCCCTCCGCCCTGATCGCCGCGGAGCCTCCGGAGGAAGGGAAGGGCGGCGCCCGCGGCCTGCTGGAGGCGCTGGCGACGGCGCTCGACCTCGAACCCGGCTCGCTGCCGCCCTCGCGGGAGGCGGGGGCGGAGCGGCTGGCCGCCGCGCTGGAGATGGCCGCGGCGGGGCGGGGCTTCGCCCTGCTGGTGGACGACTACGACCGGCTCGGGCCCGAGGAGGACCAGCTGCGGGAGCGCTTCCTGGCCCGGGTGGGGGCGGGCGTCTGCGTGCTGCTGGCCGGCCGCCGCCCTCCGGCAGAACTCTGGCCGGCCAGTGCCGGCTGGCTCCTCACCGTCCGCGACCTCCCGCTGGGCGGTCTCGACGAAGAGGACGTGGCCCGCCTCCTGGGGCGCCTGGGCCTCGACGACCCCGAGCAGGCGCGCGAGGTGCACGCCGTCAGTGGCGGCCACCCGGCGCTGCTCGTCCAGCTGGCCCGGCAGCTGATCGGGGCTCGCGCCGGGACGGCCGCGCCGCGCCCGGCAGGCTGGACCGGAGGCGGGTCGGGCCGGCGAGCGGCCAGTCTCGGCGCCTTCCTCATCGAACGCTGGCTCCACCCCGGTACGCGGCGGAGAAGCTGGCGCGCGGGCGGTTCGGGCCTGGACGACGCGGTGGGGGCGGCGGCCCTGCTGCCCTTCTTCGACCGGCTGCGGCTGCGGGCGGCGGTGGGCGAGCCGGCGGTGGAGGCGGCCTGGCCGGTGCTGGAGCAGGTGGCCAGGCCGGCGCCGGGAGGCGGGCTCGAGTTGCCGGAACCGCTGCGCGAGCGGATCGTCGCCCTGGTGCGCGGGCACCGCCCGTGGAGCGAGCTGCGCTGGCGGAGGAAGCTGATCCGCCACGTCGTGGAGCGCGCTGCCCTCGAGCGGCGCGGCGCGGAGAGCGCGTGGCCGCTCCTGGCCGAGCTGGCGCAAGAAGCGGACTGGCACGCGCCCCTCCACCCGGCCGGGGAGACGGCGGAAGGCTGGCAGGTGGAGGAGGGGGCCGGCTGCCCGCTGGGCTGCGCGGCGGCGCGGACCGGGCGGGCCTGCCTGCAGGCACGCGGCGCTCGGGGCGAGGTGCTCGCCTGCCTGACGGCGTGGGTGCCGCCGCGGCGTCCGGAGAGCCTGGTGGTCCACGACGCGCACGAGGCGCCCGCGGGGGCGGGGGCGCTGGGGATGCTCCTTCGGCACCTGGCCGGGGGCTTCCATGCCTGCGGGGAGGTAGTGGTGGGCGCCCCTGCGCTGGCGCGCGCCCGCACCCCGGCGGGGCGGCCGCTCCTGGCCGCCCTGGGGTTCGCGCCCGCGGGAGCGGCGGGCGTCACCGGCGACGCAGCGGCCAAGGTCTGGCGGCTCGACCTGCGCGGGCGCGGCTACGCCGCCTGGCTGCGCGAACTGGCACCGCAGCCGCAGGGGCCGCTCCTGCCGCCGGAGCGGTGGGCGGCGGCGGCGAAGGAAGCGCTGCTTGCCCTGGACCGGCCCGAGCTCCTGACCGAGAGCGAGGTAGGGCGCGCCCTGCTCGCGCGGCAGACGGCCCCGGACGGCCCCGCGCGGGTGCGCGCCTGGCTGCTGGACGCGCTGCGTTCGGCGGAGCTGGACGACCCGCACGCCTCCGTCTCCGCGCGGCGGCTCGTCCAGCTCTACTACGTCGAGCGGCTGGGCTCGCACGAGGCGGTGGCCGAGCGGCTCAACGTCTCCCGCGCCACCTACTTCCGCTGCCACCGGGAGGCGCTCCGGCGCCTGGGGGAGGCGCTCTCGGCGCAGGGGTAG
- a CDS encoding FAD-dependent oxidoreductase translates to MDGVQEARRRVVVVGAGVAGAFAAYFLRQALGPAAEIVVRERQARPGGRVGEMELAGRRVETGATLVHSSNRYLLEATARLGLHPGDAGGERRSLARRMGIWNGVSFDLLVRMAGLPLALAMLRRYGASLLRARRLTRAAVARLLRLYDELERGRGFSTPGEMYRELGLDGLARESAYDFLARHGVGERFVREFSDGVARSNYGQDGRMNAWATLVSLTGGGLAGGRLFSVREGNLRVVEGLLSLSGARLQTNATVRAIRPRATPEGGRAGFAVASADGSEEACDAVILAAPLELAELDFDGLALPGSASLRRPYQTTHATWVVGRLRGERFGLAEQEAPPDVILTRERREIPFSAIGALAAAAGGRRIYKLFSREPLDEALLDHLFADRVEAVRLTWNAYPVLSPAEVWPPFRLAPGLYYANAMESAVSTMETEAMAARNVVNLLVQDLAGDGRG, encoded by the coding sequence GTGGACGGGGTCCAGGAAGCCCGGAGGCGCGTGGTCGTCGTCGGCGCCGGTGTCGCCGGGGCGTTCGCGGCCTACTTCCTGCGCCAGGCGCTGGGCCCGGCGGCGGAGATCGTCGTCCGGGAGCGGCAGGCGCGGCCGGGCGGCCGCGTCGGCGAGATGGAGCTGGCGGGACGGCGCGTGGAGACGGGGGCGACGCTCGTCCACTCGTCCAACCGCTACCTGCTGGAGGCGACGGCGCGGCTCGGGCTCCACCCGGGCGACGCGGGCGGCGAGCGGAGGTCCCTCGCCCGCCGCATGGGGATCTGGAACGGCGTGTCCTTCGACCTGCTGGTGCGCATGGCCGGCCTTCCCCTGGCGCTCGCCATGCTCCGCCGCTACGGCGCGAGCCTCCTGCGGGCGCGCCGCCTGACGCGGGCGGCCGTGGCGCGGCTTCTCCGCCTCTACGACGAGCTGGAGCGGGGTCGCGGCTTCTCCACCCCCGGCGAGATGTACCGCGAGCTCGGCCTCGACGGGCTCGCCCGCGAGTCCGCCTACGACTTCCTCGCCCGGCACGGGGTCGGCGAGCGCTTCGTGCGCGAGTTCTCCGACGGCGTGGCACGCAGCAACTACGGCCAGGACGGGCGGATGAACGCCTGGGCGACGCTGGTCTCGCTGACCGGCGGCGGCCTGGCCGGCGGCCGCCTCTTCTCGGTTCGGGAGGGCAACCTGCGCGTCGTGGAGGGGCTCCTCTCCCTCTCGGGGGCGCGCCTGCAGACGAACGCGACCGTCCGCGCCATAAGGCCGCGGGCGACCCCCGAGGGCGGGCGCGCCGGCTTCGCCGTCGCCTCCGCCGACGGCTCCGAGGAAGCCTGCGACGCGGTCATCCTGGCGGCGCCCCTGGAGCTGGCGGAGCTCGACTTCGACGGGCTCGCGCTGCCCGGGAGCGCCTCTCTGCGGCGGCCCTACCAGACGACCCACGCCACCTGGGTGGTCGGGCGGCTGCGCGGCGAGCGCTTCGGCCTCGCGGAACAAGAAGCGCCGCCGGACGTGATCCTCACCCGCGAGCGGCGGGAGATCCCCTTCTCGGCTATCGGAGCGTTGGCGGCGGCCGCCGGCGGCCGCCGGATCTACAAGCTCTTCTCCCGGGAGCCGCTCGACGAGGCGCTGCTGGACCACCTCTTCGCCGACCGGGTCGAGGCGGTCCGGCTGACGTGGAACGCCTACCCGGTCCTGTCCCCGGCGGAGGTCTGGCCGCCCTTCCGGCTGGCGCCCGGTCTCTATTACGCCAACGCCATGGAGTCGGCCGTCTCCACCATGGAGACGGAGGCCATGGCGGCGCGGAACGTGGTCAATCTGCTGGTCCAGGACCTGGCGGGCGACGGGCGGGGGTGA
- a CDS encoding DUF4236 domain-containing protein gives MAWRFRRSIQIAKGVRLNVGKRGVSLSAGVPGFRVGVGPRGAYASAGLPGTGLYYVAHSGRKGGRRADRGPDGSPGKASAPGAPEPLFGRGVAVPPLSRASWVCLVAGFLLFFAYPVAGLLLVAAGAAGQILVRRDPLMRARLELDKARASFRKGRYEEAVAHATACLAARPEASQARYLLGVSLLRSGRGAGAAEPLLQVEGEEPFLLLQQAAALQAAGRCEEALERMRRLPADLFHTLPVRNAYAGLLLEAGRPEVALEVLRAGPTRRKIAGDPELLELHYLLGRAYEALGRRARARQEYARIVADTPGYRDAEARLRELESGSRSSAAGAAGDDGNPEDGDDQVDPDGSG, from the coding sequence TTGGCTTGGCGATTCCGCCGCAGCATCCAGATCGCCAAGGGGGTCCGCCTCAACGTGGGCAAGCGCGGGGTGAGCCTGAGCGCAGGCGTGCCCGGTTTCCGCGTGGGCGTGGGGCCGCGCGGGGCCTACGCCTCCGCCGGCCTCCCGGGCACCGGCCTCTACTACGTCGCGCACTCGGGACGGAAGGGCGGGCGGCGGGCGGACCGCGGGCCGGACGGCTCTCCCGGGAAGGCGAGTGCGCCCGGGGCGCCCGAGCCGCTCTTCGGTCGCGGTGTCGCCGTGCCTCCCCTGAGCCGCGCCAGCTGGGTGTGCCTGGTGGCCGGCTTCCTGCTGTTCTTCGCCTACCCGGTCGCCGGCCTGCTGCTGGTCGCCGCCGGCGCGGCCGGGCAGATCCTCGTGCGCCGCGACCCGCTCATGCGGGCGAGGCTGGAGCTGGACAAGGCGCGTGCCTCCTTCCGCAAGGGCCGCTACGAGGAAGCCGTCGCCCACGCCACCGCCTGTCTCGCGGCGCGGCCGGAGGCGAGCCAGGCCCGCTACCTGCTGGGGGTCTCGCTCCTGCGCAGCGGGCGAGGCGCCGGGGCGGCAGAGCCGCTCCTGCAGGTGGAGGGCGAAGAGCCCTTCCTTCTGCTCCAGCAGGCGGCCGCCCTGCAGGCGGCAGGGCGCTGCGAGGAGGCCCTGGAGCGGATGCGGCGCCTGCCTGCCGACCTCTTCCACACGCTGCCGGTCCGTAACGCCTATGCCGGGCTGCTGCTCGAAGCGGGCCGGCCGGAGGTCGCCCTGGAGGTGCTGCGGGCGGGTCCCACGCGCAGGAAGATCGCCGGCGACCCGGAGCTCCTCGAGCTCCACTACCTCCTCGGGCGCGCGTACGAGGCGCTGGGCCGGCGGGCGCGCGCCCGGCAGGAGTACGCGCGCATCGTCGCGGACACGCCGGGCTACCGCGACGCGGAAGCGAGGCTGCGGGAGCTGGAGTCCGGCTCCCGATCCTCCGCCGCAGGCGCCGCGGGCGACGACGGCAACCCGGAGGACGGGGACGACCAGGTCGACCCGGATGGGAGCGGATGA
- a CDS encoding AAA family ATPase, whose amino-acid sequence MELAEPFVGRAREQGELRRLLEAAAGGSGRLVLLEGEAGAGKTTLVRRVTAEPGRAVTVFGRCPGPGETPPFGPWREAVAALAREEGRDPAGLPPPFGEAPGEWSLYETAQALAGWLDREGRPVVVVLEDLHWADAATLDLTRHLAAELPGLPVLVVATLRSDEVRRGHPLWAWLPEAERAGAVRMPLEGLAPGEIEELLRPLGLPGAQAEETARMLHRRTDGLPLFVRDLLATAARTGRVAGEGEPLPATVRQAIDRRLAGVSPASQSALEAAAVLGAEFSAALLERVTGLPEEELAALLEEAVDAHVLEPQDAAGERFAFAHQLVREALLARLVGPRRRRWHARAAAALEATAPEEVEALAFHLARAGDPRAPAFLRRAGDRALRVGAAGEAERQYAEALALLPPGDPGRAELLLKLGRCRHAAGRPGAVEAWREAAEAAAAQGDRPVEVWARHLLAWAALSREDPRCLEEATAAMAAQEELLDDPRYRSLERELFGDVAGYPRAGAACVAILAHRGQVEEARQLLLRLASMEAPGASHDLLDTSMAVAFVSDDLRGAAAMCGEAAETALRLGDEKDAIRLKSNQLLVLLVGSALPPGEVDGAASELRQLEEDVLARTGIAYAPPGYALAGVYQYFRGDWPGASRNVLECARRHPDAFGGTLRWYAGWMLLDLGDAEGARPFLESVPPFRPDDPIPVSHNFLVLAHVARAELYAALGETEEARRWLEAAERWPPLDGAAFFRANVRLARAKYHRARGESEAAWQAASLAVADAAASGSSYTIIRAGRFAGELACERGDAEEGRARFAAALELAERCRFPFEGALTRLARAVALAGSSEAAEDLAAAREVLAGTGADPALAAAEEALARRGLAPAISPGAPLTAREAEVAALVAQGLTDRQIAAHLAISPRTVDRHLRNIFQKLDLPNRTALALWAARHGLTG is encoded by the coding sequence ATGGAGCTGGCGGAACCCTTCGTCGGACGTGCGCGGGAGCAGGGGGAGCTGCGCCGCCTCCTCGAGGCCGCGGCTGGCGGGAGCGGTCGCCTCGTGCTCCTGGAGGGCGAGGCGGGCGCGGGCAAGACCACGCTGGTGCGGCGGGTGACGGCGGAGCCGGGGCGCGCGGTGACCGTCTTCGGGCGCTGCCCGGGGCCCGGCGAGACCCCGCCCTTCGGCCCCTGGCGCGAGGCCGTGGCGGCGCTGGCGCGGGAGGAAGGGCGGGATCCCGCCGGGCTTCCTCCGCCCTTCGGGGAGGCGCCGGGCGAGTGGAGCCTCTACGAGACCGCCCAGGCGCTGGCCGGCTGGCTCGACCGGGAGGGCCGGCCGGTCGTCGTCGTCCTGGAGGACCTCCACTGGGCCGACGCCGCCACGCTGGACCTGACGCGCCACCTGGCGGCCGAGCTCCCCGGGCTTCCGGTGCTGGTGGTGGCCACCCTGCGCTCGGACGAGGTCCGCCGCGGCCACCCGCTCTGGGCGTGGCTTCCTGAGGCGGAGCGGGCGGGGGCCGTGCGCATGCCGCTGGAGGGGCTGGCGCCGGGGGAGATCGAGGAGCTGCTCCGGCCGCTCGGCCTGCCGGGCGCGCAGGCGGAGGAGACGGCGCGCATGCTCCACCGCCGGACCGACGGCCTGCCGCTCTTTGTGCGCGACCTCCTCGCCACCGCCGCGCGGACCGGGCGGGTCGCCGGTGAGGGGGAGCCGCTGCCGGCGACGGTGCGCCAGGCCATCGACCGGAGGCTGGCAGGCGTCTCGCCGGCGAGCCAGTCGGCGCTGGAGGCGGCGGCCGTCCTGGGGGCGGAGTTCTCGGCCGCCCTGCTCGAGCGGGTGACCGGGCTTCCCGAGGAGGAGCTGGCGGCGCTGCTCGAGGAAGCGGTGGACGCCCACGTGCTCGAGCCGCAGGACGCGGCGGGCGAGCGCTTCGCCTTCGCCCACCAGCTGGTGCGCGAGGCGCTGCTGGCGCGGCTGGTGGGCCCGCGCCGGCGCCGCTGGCACGCCCGGGCGGCCGCCGCCCTGGAGGCGACGGCGCCGGAGGAGGTCGAGGCGCTGGCCTTCCACCTGGCGCGGGCCGGAGACCCCCGCGCGCCCGCCTTCCTCCGCCGGGCGGGCGACCGCGCCCTGCGGGTCGGGGCGGCGGGCGAGGCAGAGCGGCAGTACGCGGAGGCGCTCGCCCTCCTGCCGCCCGGCGACCCCGGCCGGGCGGAGCTCCTCCTCAAGCTGGGCCGGTGCAGGCACGCCGCGGGGCGGCCGGGCGCGGTCGAGGCCTGGCGCGAGGCGGCGGAGGCGGCGGCCGCGCAGGGCGACCGGCCGGTGGAGGTCTGGGCGCGCCACCTGCTGGCCTGGGCGGCGCTCTCCCGCGAGGACCCGCGCTGCCTGGAGGAGGCGACGGCGGCGATGGCGGCGCAGGAGGAGCTGCTCGACGACCCGCGCTACCGGAGCCTGGAGAGGGAGCTCTTCGGCGACGTCGCGGGCTACCCGCGGGCCGGGGCCGCCTGCGTGGCGATCCTGGCCCACCGCGGGCAAGTGGAGGAGGCGCGGCAGCTCCTCCTGCGGCTCGCCTCCATGGAGGCGCCCGGCGCCAGCCACGACCTCCTCGACACGAGCATGGCGGTGGCCTTCGTCTCCGACGACCTGCGCGGGGCGGCCGCCATGTGCGGCGAGGCCGCGGAGACGGCGCTGCGCCTGGGCGACGAGAAGGACGCCATCCGCCTCAAGAGCAACCAGCTGCTGGTCCTGCTGGTGGGCTCGGCCCTGCCGCCGGGGGAGGTGGACGGGGCGGCGTCCGAGCTCCGTCAGCTGGAGGAAGACGTGCTCGCCCGGACCGGCATCGCGTACGCGCCCCCCGGCTACGCCCTGGCCGGCGTCTACCAGTACTTCCGCGGCGACTGGCCGGGCGCCTCGCGGAACGTCCTGGAGTGCGCGCGCCGCCATCCGGACGCCTTCGGCGGCACGCTCCGCTGGTACGCGGGCTGGATGCTCCTCGACCTGGGCGACGCCGAGGGCGCGCGCCCCTTCCTGGAGTCGGTGCCGCCCTTCCGCCCGGACGACCCCATCCCCGTCAGCCACAACTTCCTGGTGCTGGCGCACGTCGCTCGCGCCGAGCTTTACGCCGCCCTGGGCGAGACGGAGGAGGCGCGCCGCTGGCTGGAGGCGGCGGAGCGCTGGCCCCCGCTCGACGGGGCCGCCTTCTTCCGCGCCAACGTCCGCCTGGCGCGGGCGAAGTACCACCGCGCGCGGGGCGAGAGCGAGGCCGCCTGGCAGGCGGCCTCGCTGGCGGTCGCCGACGCCGCCGCCTCCGGCTCCAGCTACACGATCATCCGGGCTGGCCGCTTCGCCGGGGAGCTGGCCTGCGAGCGCGGCGACGCGGAGGAGGGTCGGGCCCGCTTCGCCGCCGCCCTGGAGCTGGCGGAGCGCTGCCGCTTCCCCTTCGAGGGGGCGCTCACCCGCCTGGCGCGGGCCGTGGCGCTTGCGGGTTCCTCCGAGGCCGCCGAGGACCTGGCCGCCGCCCGCGAGGTCCTGGCCGGCACCGGTGCCGACCCGGCGCTGGCGGCGGCGGAGGAGGCGCTCGCCCGCCGCGGCCTCGCCCCCGCGATCTCGCCCGGCGCCCCGCTGACGGCGCGCGAAGCGGAGGTGGCGGCCCTGGTCGCGCAGGGGCTGACGGACCGGCAGATCGCGGCCCACCTGGCCATCTCCCCGCGGACGGTGGACCGGCACCTGCGCAACATCTTCCAGAAACTCGACCTTCCCAACCGGACGGCGCTGGCGCTCTGGGCCGCCCGCCACGGGTTGACCGGCTGA
- a CDS encoding class E sortase, whose product MAAPETAGNLETGRRASPRPRRPAAARGRPWAEALLFACGLLLALTPLWARLYAQWQQERLLAELLSAQAQALPSSAAPGAATGPADDPTLAAGLLAGGPAGAKPAGGASAGAGAPVRPLFLIEIPRIGLRAVVVDGVAAGDLRAGPGLYPGSPLPGAAGNVAVAGHRTTYGAWFRHLDRLQPGDPIRLVAGGRSYVYRVERSWTVRPDATWVLAPTPYPALTLTTCTPPGSAAFRLVVRARLTSPP is encoded by the coding sequence ATGGCGGCTCCTGAGACTGCAGGCAACCTCGAGACCGGGCGGCGCGCCTCCCCGCGGCCGCGCCGCCCGGCCGCCGCCCGAGGGCGGCCGTGGGCCGAGGCGCTCCTCTTCGCCTGCGGCCTCCTCCTCGCCCTCACCCCGCTCTGGGCCCGCCTCTACGCCCAGTGGCAGCAGGAGCGCCTGCTGGCGGAGCTCCTCTCCGCGCAGGCGCAGGCGCTCCCCTCCTCCGCCGCGCCCGGCGCGGCGACGGGTCCGGCCGACGACCCGACCCTGGCCGCGGGCCTCCTCGCCGGAGGGCCGGCGGGAGCGAAGCCGGCGGGCGGCGCCTCGGCGGGCGCCGGGGCGCCCGTCCGGCCCCTCTTCCTCATCGAGATCCCGCGCATCGGCCTGCGCGCGGTGGTGGTGGACGGGGTCGCCGCGGGCGACCTGCGGGCGGGTCCGGGTCTCTATCCCGGGAGCCCGCTTCCCGGAGCCGCGGGGAACGTGGCGGTGGCGGGCCACCGGACGACCTACGGCGCCTGGTTCCGCCACCTGGACCGGCTGCAGCCCGGCGACCCGATCCGGCTCGTCGCGGGCGGGCGGTCGTACGTCTACCGCGTCGAGCGCAGCTGGACCGTCCGCCCCGACGCCACCTGGGTGCTGGCGCCCACGCCCTACCCGGCGCTGACGCTGACCACCTGCACCCCGCCCGGCTCGGCCGCCTTCCGGCTGGTCGTCCGCGCCCGGCTCACCAGCCCGCCGTGA